A single genomic interval of Helianthus annuus cultivar XRQ/B chromosome 6, HanXRQr2.0-SUNRISE, whole genome shotgun sequence harbors:
- the LOC110944511 gene encoding uncharacterized protein LOC110944511: protein MAVRSKRVTDPLTKRVKNRIVGRYTPENAYDSSGSEHSATVSQIADHSDSNSSSHSLSYLLNRFNEEHEDESDHESDHESDSDSDSESDSAEAKTEEISSKLRDLNVDTFRNALHANVVKAVNVFRCLKPNAQILNRNVMLYLQKLGYNAAVCKTKWLSCGGLTAGNYEFIDVVRSESSDCSVRYFIDVNFAGEFDIARQTNQFRRFTEILPTVFVGKSADLKQIVKLMSDEIRWSLKSRGMLLPPWRKNRFMQNKWFGPYRRTVNYTPANISSSILVPVSQTLSAVKCSMIGFNVVDGAPLLHAATR, encoded by the coding sequence ATGGCCGTAAGATCAAAGCGTGTAACCGATCCTCTAACCAAAAGAGTCAAAAACCGAATCGTCGGCCGTTACACGCCGGAAAATGCGTACGATAGCAGCGGCAGCGAACACAGCGCCACCGTCAGCCAGATCGCCGATCACTCAGATTCAAATTCATCGTCTCATTCTCTCTCTTATCTTCTTAACCGTTTCAATGAAGAACACGAAGATGAATCGGATCATGAATCGGATCATGAATCGGATTCAGATTCGGATTCTGAATCCGATAGTGCGGAGGCCAAAACCGAAGAAATTAGCTCGAAATTACGAGATCTGAACGTTGATACGTTCAGAAACGCTCTTCACGCGAATGTTGTGAAAGCTGTGAACGTTTTTCGCTGTTTAAAACCTAACGCACAGATTCTCAACCGTAACGTGATGTTGTATCTTCAAAAATTAGGTTACAACGCAGCGGTTTGCAAAACAAAGTGGTTGAGCTGTGGCGGATTAACGGCCGGTAACTACGAGTTCATTGACGTCGTTAGATCTGAATCATCTGATTGCAGTGTTCGTTACTTCATTGACGTTAACTTCGCCGGAGAGTTTGACATCGCTAGACAAACGAATCAGTTCCGGCGGTTCACAGAAATATTGCCGACGGTTTTCGTCGGGAAAAGTGCGGATTTGAAGCAGATTGTTAAGTTAATGAGTGATGAAATAAGGTGGTCACTGAAGAGTAGAGGAATGCTTCTTCCTCCATGGAGGAAAAACCGGTTCATGCAGAATAAGTGGTTCGGGCCGTACCGTCGGACAGTGAACTATACTCCGGCTAACATATCTTCGTCTATTTTAGTTCCGGTGAGCCAGACGTTATCGGCCGTTAAGTGCAGTATGATCGGATTTAACGTCGTTGACGGTGCTCCGTTACTCCACGCGGCAACCAgataa